Proteins found in one Actinokineospora alba genomic segment:
- the rimP gene encoding ribosome maturation factor RimP, which translates to MANQRHRDSGTNAAPTNPAAAALEPIVAEAVASTGFELEQLDVAQAGRRRQVKVVVDGDDGVELDEVAAVSRAVSAVLDEHDEVLGGPYTLEVTSPGLDRPLTRPRHWRRAKLRLVKVRPVEGAEFTGRVGAADEEPEGGVEMLVDGKLRRVGYADIAHAVIEVEFKQPPVAELAMLEGRASDGEEDAR; encoded by the coding sequence GTGGCCAACCAGCGACATCGCGACAGCGGAACGAACGCCGCGCCCACCAACCCGGCCGCGGCGGCGCTGGAGCCGATCGTGGCCGAGGCCGTCGCGTCGACCGGTTTCGAACTCGAGCAGCTCGACGTCGCGCAGGCCGGGCGCAGGCGCCAGGTCAAGGTCGTGGTCGACGGCGACGACGGGGTCGAACTCGACGAGGTCGCCGCGGTCAGCCGAGCCGTCTCGGCGGTGCTCGACGAGCACGACGAGGTCCTCGGCGGCCCGTACACCCTGGAAGTCACCTCCCCCGGGCTCGACCGCCCGCTGACCCGGCCCCGCCACTGGCGCCGGGCCAAGCTGCGGCTGGTCAAGGTCCGGCCGGTCGAGGGCGCCGAGTTCACCGGCCGGGTCGGCGCGGCCGACGAGGAGCCCGAGGGCGGCGTGGAGATGCTGGTCGACGGCAAGCTGCGGCGGGTCGGGTACGCCGACATCGCGCACGCCGTGATCGAAGTGGAATTCAAGCAACCGCCGGTGGCGGAGTTGGCGATGCTCGAAGGTCGAGCGTCCGATGGTGAGGAGGACGCGCGATGA
- a CDS encoding ferritin-like domain-containing protein codes for MNQQPTLPDDTVAAVQAALGTEHAAIWVYGLVSAFLKASFDAPIRDGATAHRARRDAIARLLGRFGKTPEPAKAAYLTPQPVTDEASALAVLVTAEQDATVAWRAALERCDDADVRKTALEGLTSAAVRATRWRKLAGIAPLTSAQPGLP; via the coding sequence ATGAACCAGCAACCCACACTTCCGGACGACACCGTGGCAGCCGTTCAGGCCGCGCTCGGCACGGAGCATGCCGCGATCTGGGTGTACGGCCTGGTCAGCGCCTTCCTCAAGGCGTCATTCGACGCCCCGATCCGCGACGGCGCCACGGCCCACCGCGCCCGCCGCGACGCGATCGCACGGCTGCTGGGGCGGTTCGGGAAGACGCCGGAGCCCGCGAAGGCGGCGTATCTGACCCCGCAGCCCGTGACCGACGAGGCCTCGGCGCTGGCGGTGCTGGTGACGGCCGAACAGGACGCCACGGTGGCGTGGCGGGCGGCGCTGGAACGGTGTGACGACGCCGACGTGCGGAAGACGGCGTTGGAGGGTCTGACGTCGGCGGCGGTGCGGGCGACGAGGTGGCGCAAGCTGGCCGGAATCGCCCCGCTCACTTCCGCGCAGCCGGGGCTTCCCTAG
- a CDS encoding aminotransferase class V-fold PLP-dependent enzyme: MRMAYGERFDVPAGYLNTASIGVPPAFAADAMAEVIDRWRRGEINAPEFDQPVATARAAWARIVGVDADRVAIASGVSQLVGQVASGIPDGTRVLVAAGEFTSATFPFAAQGRGITVTEVPLAQIAERASEFDLVAVSVVQSADGSIVDLAGLRASGTRVLLDVTQAAGWLPLDLGWADWVVGGSYKWLMSPRGSAWLAIRPDAEELTKPVGANWYAGEDPWDTVYGLPLRLASSARAFDLSPDWFAQVGAASALPWLAGLDMNDVHAHCVGLADKFLAGMDLPPAGSAIVSIDRPAESLIAAGIRCASRAGRTRLAFHLYSTEEDVDLALAALR; encoded by the coding sequence GTGCGCATGGCTTACGGAGAGCGGTTCGACGTCCCCGCCGGGTACCTCAACACCGCCAGCATCGGTGTCCCACCGGCCTTCGCGGCCGACGCCATGGCGGAGGTGATCGACCGCTGGCGACGCGGGGAGATCAACGCCCCCGAGTTCGACCAGCCGGTCGCGACCGCACGGGCCGCGTGGGCCCGGATCGTCGGCGTCGACGCCGACCGGGTGGCGATCGCGTCGGGCGTGTCCCAGCTGGTCGGGCAGGTCGCCTCGGGCATTCCCGACGGGACCAGGGTGCTCGTCGCGGCAGGCGAGTTCACCAGCGCGACGTTCCCGTTCGCCGCGCAGGGTCGCGGAATCACCGTCACGGAGGTGCCGCTCGCCCAGATCGCCGAGCGCGCGTCCGAGTTCGACCTTGTCGCGGTCAGCGTCGTGCAGTCGGCCGACGGCTCGATCGTCGACTTGGCAGGCCTGCGCGCCTCCGGCACCCGGGTGCTGCTCGACGTCACGCAGGCCGCGGGTTGGCTGCCGCTCGACCTCGGCTGGGCGGACTGGGTGGTCGGCGGCAGTTACAAGTGGCTGATGTCCCCGCGCGGGTCGGCCTGGCTGGCGATCCGGCCGGACGCCGAGGAGCTGACCAAGCCGGTCGGCGCCAACTGGTACGCGGGGGAGGACCCGTGGGACACCGTCTACGGCCTCCCACTGCGCCTCGCGTCGAGCGCGCGGGCGTTCGACCTGTCCCCGGACTGGTTCGCCCAGGTCGGCGCCGCGAGCGCGCTGCCGTGGCTCGCGGGGTTGGACATGAACGACGTCCACGCCCACTGCGTCGGCCTCGCCGACAAGTTCCTGGCGGGCATGGACCTGCCGCCCGCGGGCTCGGCCATCGTGTCCATCGACCGCCCCGCGGAATCCCTGATCGCCGCCGGCATCCGCTGCGCGTCCCGCGCGGGCCGCACGCGGCTGGCGTTCCACCTGTACTCGACCGAGGAGGATGTCGACCTCGCGCTGGCCGCACTGCGCTGA
- a CDS encoding YjbQ family protein, whose translation MHSEEIEINTGDTEVVVDLTDRCARFLTDADATDGLLHVWVPHATAGLAVIETGAGSDTDLLRALGDLLPADNRWRHRHGSPGHGRDHVLPAFLPPYASIPVMAGTLALGTWQSICLVDTNTDNPVRKVRLSYLPA comes from the coding sequence GTGCACAGTGAGGAAATCGAGATCAACACCGGGGACACCGAGGTCGTCGTGGACCTGACCGACCGGTGCGCCCGCTTCCTGACCGACGCCGACGCCACCGACGGCCTGCTCCACGTCTGGGTCCCGCACGCGACCGCGGGCCTGGCGGTGATCGAGACCGGCGCGGGCAGCGACACCGACCTCCTGCGGGCCCTGGGCGACCTGCTGCCCGCGGACAACCGCTGGCGGCACCGCCACGGCAGCCCCGGCCACGGCCGCGACCACGTCCTCCCGGCGTTCCTGCCGCCCTACGCGAGCATCCCCGTCATGGCCGGGACGCTCGCCCTGGGCACCTGGCAGTCGATCTGCCTGGTCGACACCAACACCGACAACCCGGTCCGCAAAGTCCGCCTCAGCTACCTCCCGGCCTGA